TGTGTTCTTCTTAACCTTTGCAACAGCTTATAAGGATCATTGGTATCTTAAATAAGCAGATTACTTTAAAGGAGGATAATCTGGTAGAGGACGTCACCCAGACAATGAAGGTGTTCACAGATTGTTAGACTGTTGTATCAAATACTCTAGGTAGCATGCCTTTTATTTTCTGCTAATGCTTGATTAAATTTCTACTGGCAAAACCCATTTTTTATACACTGGTTTTAAGATGATTGAAAATGATTGCCGGAGCTTGAAAATGCAAACGACTGATGAAAATTTCTCACTTGCcacaacagagaaagtgatgccaAGAGACAAGAGGACATCTAAAGAGCTTTGCACACATCTTCCTCAAAACAGAACCATTCTTATAATAACAAGAAAAGTATCGATATATGAAAGGTTGATGTCGGCAATTGTCGAGAACAGTAGTATTTATATCTAAGTTCATCTGATACAACGATGTTAAACAATTGCAAGTACGTGCTGTTTCTGACATTCAATTTCATATCTAATATGGAAATATCATAGCCAGCCATTGCTACATAGCCTAAAATCAGTTCAATTCTCTATTTCTTCGTCATCTTCCATTAGGGGCTGGTAAAAGAGTTTGTATGCCTCTATGACTTCGAGATACCACATAGCTTCTTGATCATGAAAAGCCGAAAGATCAACAATCTTGTGGACCTATCAgccagtgtcatcatcatcattcaacagCACAaacaataatacttgtaataatagtgTAGTTGTTTTTTTTTTACCTTGATAATGGGAACATCACCGGGATGGAGAAAATAGCCGCCGACGACCATAACGTACATCCCAGAAGTCCAATTAGAGAGGAGGAAATCGGCAGAGAGTGAAAGTTGGATGACGCCTGTGCCATCGTCGAGGAACAAAAGGGATTGATTGGTAACCACCAAAACGCCCTGTAACCATGCTCCGTCTTAATTCGCTTCCTTGGACTGATTATCATAGAATCGGATTCATTTACCGGCCGAGAAAGCGCCGCTGCACCGGGGATTGCTGACAAATCGTACTCGGAATCATCGTTGAACACGATCGAGGAAGAAGACGATTGTTGTGGAGGTGGGAGAAGGATTTGATCTTGAAATTGGTGGCCGGCGGTAGGGAGGAGGAGTTGAGGATCGACGGTGTTAGAGAGATGAGAGAGTTCAAGCTTCTGGACAACGTCAGCTGTTCAAGCTTAAGGAATTCTTTGCTTTCGGTTCGATTTAAATTCGGTTTGATTTCGGTCCGGTTCGATTATAACCAGGATAACTTAATCCAGGATAAGAAAGTCTAGCTGTCAATTTTTTACCCCTAATGTCCACATGTCAAGTTCTTATTGGCTGAAAGTGACACCTCGGCAAAACTTAACGTCCGTTAGGGACGAGAGACTAAGTAGTTTAAAAATTAACGTTTGAGGGACGATTTAGTTCGATTTATGTTTGGAGGGACTAACCAGTTCAAAAATATTTAAAATAGGGACCAAATAGTTACTTTTGCCAAAATATTTTAGTTAGGATAATACCATCGAGACCATCCCAACCACTTTTGAAGTCCTACTGTCCTAAACGAAATAAAATTAGGGCATtacgagattttttttttttttttatgttccgTTAACTTATTGAACACTCGTCCTTTTTCTGTTGagtcatattaatatattataCCTTAATGGATTTTGGGTTCATGATCCATTAAGTAATTAACCCTATGATAAATATGCAGCTATAAGGAGAAAATAATTAACTAAGAAAACTCTATTAGTTTTCTTATTATTTTCGGCAGCTACTATTCAAAAGGAGGAAGACTTTTTGTCTTTCTCTTGACACTCCCAAACACAAATTTACGGTTTATTCAGGTGTTCGTCTAACATAAAGGTTTGTTAGAAGATCATTATATTGTTAATTGGTGGACACAATAGCTTGTAGAAATTCAAGTATTTTTAGGTACGCACACAAACGTGTCGAAATCCGATTCTTGTGTTTTATGATCTTATTAAATTCGGCAATCATTATATATGTGTTATATGCATGTTTCAGGTCAATAAAACCCTTTAGGTGGCATCTAAGCCAGGTTTTAAAAATATATGCCGTGTTGATAAAGGAGGGAATCAACGAAGGCATTGTTAGCCTCGACTTCTAAGTCAGCAGTTTTCCCTCCTTCACCATCCGGCATAGTCCCTTCGGCTTTGTCCACAACTAGATCCACCACGTGCGGAGGCGAGTTCTCTTCCTGGTGGGCAAGAGGCTCTCGGTACACCACGGCATCATCATCAGCCTCATCTCCTTCCATCTCGGCTTTGCAAGGAATCCAAACAATGCCAGCAAGGGGAAACTATGCCTGCACCGCTGCCACTGCCTCGCTGAATCCCTCGCCCTTGAAAATTTTCAAGTCTTCCTCCTTGGCTTTTATGGCATCATCCTAGAAGTCACTTGAGAGCTTGTATGCATCTACCGCCCTACGTCCGGCCTACCTCAACTTTCTGTCGAAGTTCCTGGCTTCCACTATTAGAAATCATCTCGCTACTGACAAAAATTAAGGGGCAGCAACCAGTGATCCATTCGGTTAACCACATGTTCTTTTTCCTCGCGAGGTGCCGGTAAAGCCAAACTAAGAGAGGGCATAAGCTCACCAATTAGGATTTGGCATCTCTTTTCAAATGATCTGGACATTTCCAAAAGGGCTGGGAGGCCCACTCATAGAAAAAGG
The Rutidosis leptorrhynchoides isolate AG116_Rl617_1_P2 unplaced genomic scaffold, CSIRO_AGI_Rlap_v1 contig338, whole genome shotgun sequence DNA segment above includes these coding regions:
- the LOC139882999 gene encoding uncharacterized protein; the protein is MEGDEADDDAVVYREPLAHQEENSPPHVVDLVVDKAEGTMPDGEGGKTADLEVEANNAFVDSLLYQHDGAWLQGVLVVTNQSLLFLDDGTGVIQLSLSADFLLSNWTSGMYVMVVGGYFLHPGDVPIIKVHKIVDLSAFHDQEAMWYLEVIEAYKLFYQPLMEDDEEIEN